From the genome of Onychomys torridus chromosome 14, mOncTor1.1, whole genome shotgun sequence:
CAACatatccttccttttctctcccctgtCTGCCCTCTGCTGGAGCTGGAAGAGGGCATGCAGGAGGGCCCAGGGCATGCCTTGCCTGGGACCTTGAAATATGAGCAGCGCCCAACTTGGGTCCCCTCCCAAATCTGCCAGGTCCATGGAGGCCCAAGCATCCCATGGACTTCAGATGGGTCTTGGCCTTGGGCCAGTATACACACTCTAGACAGCTGGGACAAGACAGGGCAGTCTACGCAACTGGTAGAAAGGGAGAGAGCCATAACTAGATGGGGGTGCTGCCCTGGAGGGAAGTGGAAAAAGAGGGGACTAAGAGAGATGGGGGAACACCAAGAAGGGTGTGTGGAACACTGGAGTAGGAGTTATCAAGCCAGGTATGTGTCCCAAAGGCCAGAATCACCCACGCCTTGGGTCTGTCCTCACCTGTACAGGAGGCCATAGGAGTCAAAAGGCCTGGGTGCTTCATCCAGTGCTCTGGAATCCTGAGGTGTGGAGTATAGCCCATTCCCACACACCAGCAGCTGCCCAGGAAGGCTGACAGCTACTTTCTCAGGTGTCCCACATGAGGAAGGAGTGATGATCAGATGTGACTGGTCCTGTAGGGCAGGACCAGCAGGGCTGGACTTATGTCTGTCCCAGACTATGACTGCCACATGGCATATGCATCCAGACACATATGAACATATCCCAGGTGGCCTTTTCAGAAACTGAATGTGGGAAGGGGAGGACCTGCCTCATATCCCTGTCCCAAGTCCTTGAGTGAAGGAGCAGGACACATGCTCTAGAGTGGTGTCTCCAGAGATGAGGGAATCTTGGACTGAGGAGAATTACCTCTTGCCCtacccaagacagggtctcagacgCCCCCAATCTGCCTCTCAGACTCTTCAGCATGTCTCTTTTCTATCACCCCAGTCCAAAAGAGAAGGGGTGGAGTTCTGCAAGCTCAGGGAAGCCCTGCTTCAGGAGAGAACCCTATGAGTGGGATCCCCAGTCAGGTACGTTCAGGGAAAGTTTCCTAGTCCACCTGAAAGACCCTAACATGGCTGCTAGGAACAGAAGGAGTCTGCAGGCTTCCCTCAGGTGGCAAGTGTTGGAGTGTACATCCCGTCCCACAGAGCAGAGAAATTCTCTGAcccagagggaaaaggagagccCCATTCACAGGCTACTCTCTTCTCCAAGCAAGGTACACTCAGGGCTCCAGCGACTGCAGCCACAGGTCCCGCCAAAGGAACCCCTGGCAGAGACCGCTGAAGTGGCGAGGGCGGGCACCTACCTGTGCCCCCTCTGGGCCACTTGCCCTGCGGGCGGTCGACTTCTCCGGACAAGTTCCTTGGCTAGTGGAAAGCGATCTGCCGGCGCCCACCCGCCCGGGACGCCAGAGCAGTCTCAGGCGGAAAAGTTAGGCAGCTGGTCTCTAGTGGGAGGGCAGCGCACGGGACATGAGCGGCTGGAGCTGTGGTACCCGGCTGGGGTCCCGTCACGCCAGAAAAGCCCCTGCGATTACTGGGGTGTTCTAGGCCGTGCGGCTCCCGGGAGCTACCTTTGGGGTTGAAATCCTGCCCTGGGGAGGGGGTTCACTGTGAGATGTAGCGAAGCGGGACTTGCTCCGAGTCTCGGGGACCCCAGGTCAAGGTACCTCCCCACCCCGCCGCCCCTGAACCCAAAGTCACCAGCAGTGCGCTGCACGCAGAGACAGATTAGGAGGTCTCCGCCGCCGCGGCGGGCCTGCCAGAACCCCACGTTGTTGGGAGTTACCCCGCACCCCTAAAAAGCCTCTGCACACGTTCCTGGTTGAAAGTACGCACTTTACGCGTCCGGGCGCTTCCGCGGTGAGTCGGGCCGCCGCGCTCCGGGTTCGCGAAGGTGGCTCAGTTCGGGCGCTCCAGTCTCGACGTTCCCGGGGCAGAGAGCAACGTCCGGGGACGAACGGGACGGGTGCGCCCGGCGGCCAGGGCTGCACCGGGCGAGGCAAGCAGCGAGAGGGGAGCGCTCCCGCGTTCAGCAACAGCTACCCCTAGTGGGAGAGCCGCCCGGGGCCGGCACCGCCCCGCGCCCGCTGCCCCGCGCCCCGCGCCCTTAGCGCCCCGCGCCCAGGGCGTCCCGGAGCCGGCGGGAGGCGAGGCTGGGCGTCGCTTGCCGCAACTCTCCGGGTCTCCCCAGCCAGGCACTAGCCCACCCTGGGGCTTCGCCCTCTGCACCTCCCGGCTGGAGCTGAGGGGACGCTGACCCGGGAACTGTGGCGCCCGGCGGGAACGAGATGGGACGGGGCGGGCGCGGCGTGGACTGGGGCGGCGCGCGGCAAGCTCGGGCAGCGGCGGGGGGCGCGGAGCGCGGTGTGCGTGGCGGGGCGGTGCGGGGGGCGGCCGTGTGCGAGGCGCGAGTGTGAGCGCGCGCGGGAGGCGGGCGGACGGGCTGCGGCAGTCGAGCGGCGCCCGCGGGCGAGCTGGGAGGGCGGCGGGAACCCAAAGTTGCCTCCTCGCGGGCCCGCGTCCCTGGCGGGACTGCAGCCGGGGGCCAGCCAAGCGGCAGCCGCGGCCCTGGACTCCCGCGGTACCTGGGCAGCGACCCCGCACGAGCGGCAGCAGCGTGGGCGGcgttggcggcggcggcgcgcggGAAGCGAACCGGAGCTCCGGCGCGGCGCTGCGGCCGCCAGGGAACTCAGCTCAGGTGCGCGGCGAGAGGGGCGCCGGCTACGGCCCGCCCGCTGGGACCTGAGCAGAACGAAGCGCTTGCGCGGGCTAGACCACTGCCACCACCGACTGCCCGGCCCTGGGATCGGGCTCCTAGTCCCCGACCGCAGCGACGCCGGGGTCCCCCCGCCCCTGAGAGCTGGCTGCGGGGCTCAGGCCCGCCCCTGCCAGCCTTGGGACGCACCGCTCCACCCTCAGCCAGCCTGCACCCGCCCTCGACCCAGGATTTCTGGGGTATTGGCCGCGCCTCTGGGTGATCCCTCAGGGCTCAAGTTGCAAGGGGGCGGGCCCCGGCCGGAGGTGGAGTCTCCCGCCAATTCAAGCTTTGGCTATAAATTGAGCTCCCTGCGCCACCGAAGACCAGATGCCTCGCCAGGCCGCCTCGCGGTTGGTGGTGGGAGAAGGTGAAGGACCCCCGGGGGCTTCAGGGCCCGCGGCCACCATGCTCCGCTCCCTGCTGCTTCACTCTCTGAGGCTCTGCGCCCAGACCGCCTCGTGCCTCGTGCTGTTCCCGCGCTTCCTGGGCACGGCCTTCATGCTCTGGCTCTTAGATTTCTTGTGCATCCGCAAGCATTTCCTGCGCCGTCGCCACCCTGACCACCCTGAGCCCGAAGTAGAGCTCAACAGTGAAGGCGAGGAGGTGCCCCCCGACGACCCACCCATCTGCGTATCGGACGACAACCGTCTGTGCACGCTGGCCTCTCTCAAGGCCGTGTGGCATGGCCAGAAGTTGGATTTCTTCAAGCAGGCCCACGAGGGTGGCCCTGCGCCTAACTCGGAGGTCATCCGGCCTGATGGCTTCCAGAGTCAGCGCGTCCTCGACTACGCACAAGGGAGCCGCCCGCTGGTGCTCAATTTTGGCAGCTGTACCTGACCACCGTTCATGGCGCGAATGAGCGCCTTCCAGCGCCTGGTCACCAAGTACCAGCGTGACGTCGACTTCCTCATCATCTACATCGAGGAAGCCCATCCATCCGACGGCTGGGTCACCTCAGACTCGCCCTACACCATCCCACAGCACCGCAGCCTGGAGGACCGTGTCAGTGCGGCAAGGGTCCTGCAGCAAGGTGCACCTGGCTGTCCTCTGGTTCTGGACACCATGGCCAACTCCAGCAGTTCCGCATATGGTGCCTATTTTGAGCGCCTCTACGTCATCCAGAGTGGCACCATCATGTACCAGGGAGGCCGTGGCCCCGATGGGTACCAGGTGTCTGAGCTGCGCACTTGGCTGGAGCGCTATGATGAGCAGTTGCGCGGTACTAGGCCACGTCAATTCTAAATAACCAAGGGACAAATGGCAGACATTGGCGGGCTGGGTCCTCGGGCCTTCGAAGCCCACATGCTAGTGCTACAAACAAAGTCAAGATTATCGGGGTGCCCATGACCCAGATGCGCACAGCCACAGAACTCAGAACTGAGTCTCAACCACCTAAAGACTTAATATCCCTAAGACTCTGCTATAGTGACTCCCTTTTGTAGCTGCTTGGCTTGCTCTCGGGAGCATTGCTGTGGCTCGAACTGGCAACTTTGTCCCTGCTGGAGTTTACCTGCTGGACTTTCTCACACCTGCTCCCCAGCGCTCCTCCAGCAACTCCATAGTCCCCAGCATCTTACAGCTCAGACTTGCCGGCCACGCCTGCGCGCGCCCTGAGCGCAGCTGGGTTCCAGCAGCGCCACCGGCTCTTGCTAGTTGCCTGGCACCCACCTGTCGCGCGCAGGGAGTCCTGCTGCTCTTGTGTTTATTTCTTGTccctgggttgggggaggggttcgGGATAGGGGAAGGGTGGGCAGGGTATTTTCCCCACCTAGCTTTGGGTGCGCTGGAGCCCGGCTGCTGATGACGAACCGTCTCTAACTGGGCTTGACCACGGGTCGGCTCTGAATTGCAGGGGGGTCTCTAAAACAGCGCTTAAAGTAAGAGGGGGAGAGTGCTCTGGGTCCCATGAGGAACCTTCCAaaatggggtgggagagggaCGTGGTAAGGGGTAGGCTTTGGGACCAAAGAAGTGGCTGGAGGCATTGGCGAGGTTCGCAGGGCCCCAGAGGGAGGCTAGAACTCCttggagaaggggggaggggctagTTCAAAGAAAGGGAGATGAGGGAGATCCTAGGAGTCCTAGGGGAAAGTGCTacgaccgggggggggggggggggggggaatgaagaCCAGTCAGTAAGTGTTGTGTTGGAAACATTCCTTGTGTCTAAACTTTTAAGCTACAATAATAAAGACTTGAAGGAAGTTGTTCAGATTGCCTTGGTCAGTTTATTTTCTCGCATCTCTGAAAAGCAAGAAGAATTAAGCACCAATTTCTCCCTTGCGTCCCCATagtgactgggggggggggggggggagggctcgAGAGAGCCCAGACCTTGCAGTGGGGGCGCGCGAGAGAGATACCTTGGGAAGGGATTCGCCCTGGGACCCCAGACGCACACTACATACACCTGGGGCAGAGAACTTGGGGCAAGATGAAGATTCGGGATACAGAGACCCATGAGAAAGAGACCTGTGAGGCCGGAGGGTCCTCATTTGCCACTGTGTGAGTCCGCGCTCgagcgcgcgcgcgtgcgcacgcgaacacacacatacacactcagccAGACACTAGAACAGCTATAGCGCCGTCTAACTTATCCCAGTTTTGGATGTTGCTGAAAGAAGTGTGCTGTGCAGGGCGAAAGAGACTCTGAACCTCCAAGGGCTAGGTCTCCGCCCTCTGAGTTGCC
Proteins encoded in this window:
- the Dio3 gene encoding thyroxine 5-deiodinase, whose protein sequence is MPRQAASRLVVGEGEGPPGASGPAATMLRSLLLHSLRLCAQTASCLVLFPRFLGTAFMLWLLDFLCIRKHFLRRRHPDHPEPEVELNSEGEEVPPDDPPICVSDDNRLCTLASLKAVWHGQKLDFFKQAHEGGPAPNSEVIRPDGFQSQRVLDYAQGSRPLVLNFGSCTUPPFMARMSAFQRLVTKYQRDVDFLIIYIEEAHPSDGWVTSDSPYTIPQHRSLEDRVSAARVLQQGAPGCPLVLDTMANSSSSAYGAYFERLYVIQSGTIMYQGGRGPDGYQVSELRTWLERYDEQLRGTRPRQF